In Pirellulales bacterium, one DNA window encodes the following:
- a CDS encoding DUF1501 domain-containing protein, translating into MRTSGAKLSRRELIEVGFSSALGAGIAALPRQPVGAAELPRAKSVLFLFLFGGPSHLDTFDPKPEAPAEVRGEFQTIDTAVSGTRICEHLPMFAQRMNRWALVRSMTCNPSFGDHRLAVHGLLGGIDELPAGAGLAASRRDWPSWCAGVEFARRGGDGLPASVVLPGEVVDPGTGLYPGQSGGLLGPQCDPYQVRDNPADPKYLVDASLRMPPGLTIERMASKQSLLADLQRQQSALAAALEAGAYENRRREAFRVLTSGRLSQALDVSQEPPAVRDRYGRHVFGQSMLMARRLIEAGVPIVQANISYQALWDTHYNNFVALRGLLPHLDRAASNLIDDMQASGLLDETLVVMMGEFGRTPKLAMPNGSVSFFTSPGRDHWMTCFFGLFAGAGVRGGQVIGRSDAVGGWPVTLPYRHSDVAATVYSALGIDPALEIHGPQGRPLRLNSGRVMEALYTGREA; encoded by the coding sequence ATGCGAACATCGGGTGCGAAACTCAGCCGGCGGGAACTGATTGAAGTCGGCTTCTCGTCCGCGTTGGGAGCGGGAATCGCCGCCTTGCCGCGGCAGCCCGTGGGAGCCGCGGAGTTGCCTCGCGCCAAGTCGGTACTGTTTCTGTTCCTGTTCGGCGGCCCGAGCCATCTTGACACCTTCGATCCCAAACCGGAGGCGCCGGCGGAAGTTCGCGGAGAATTCCAGACGATTGATACGGCCGTCAGCGGCACGCGAATCTGCGAGCACCTGCCGATGTTCGCCCAACGCATGAACCGCTGGGCGCTGGTCCGCTCGATGACCTGCAATCCCAGCTTTGGCGACCATCGTTTGGCGGTGCATGGCTTGCTGGGAGGCATCGACGAGTTGCCCGCCGGCGCTGGACTGGCGGCCTCGCGGCGCGATTGGCCCTCGTGGTGCGCGGGCGTGGAATTTGCCCGCCGCGGCGGCGACGGTCTACCGGCCAGCGTCGTGTTGCCCGGCGAAGTGGTCGATCCGGGCACGGGACTCTATCCGGGGCAAAGCGGCGGTTTGCTGGGACCGCAATGCGATCCTTATCAGGTCCGCGACAACCCGGCCGATCCGAAGTATCTGGTCGACGCCAGCCTGCGGATGCCGCCCGGACTGACGATCGAACGGATGGCGTCGAAGCAGTCGCTGCTGGCCGATCTTCAGCGGCAACAGTCGGCGCTGGCGGCGGCGCTGGAAGCCGGCGCTTACGAGAACCGGCGCCGCGAAGCCTTCCGCGTGTTGACCAGCGGCCGCTTGTCGCAGGCGCTGGATGTGTCGCAGGAACCGCCGGCGGTTCGCGACCGTTACGGCCGGCACGTGTTTGGCCAGTCGATGCTGATGGCGCGGCGGCTGATTGAGGCCGGCGTGCCGATCGTGCAGGCCAACATCAGCTATCAGGCCCTCTGGGACACGCACTACAACAACTTCGTCGCCTTGCGCGGTCTGCTGCCGCACCTCGACCGCGCGGCCTCGAATTTGATCGACGACATGCAGGCCAGCGGGCTGCTCGACGAGACGCTGGTGGTGATGATGGGCGAATTCGGCCGCACGCCGAAGCTGGCGATGCCCAACGGATCGGTCTCGTTCTTCACCAGTCCCGGCCGCGACCACTGGATGACGTGTTTTTTTGGCCTGTTTGCGGGCGCGGGAGTTCGCGGCGGCCAGGTCATCGGCCGCTCCGACGCGGTCGGCGGCTGGCCGGTGACGCTTCCCTATCGCCATTCCGACGTTGCCGCCACGGTCTACTCGGCCCTGGGTATCGATCCCGCGCTGGAAATACACGGTCCCCAGGGACGTCCCTTGCGTCTCAACAGCGGCCGCGTGATGGAGGCCTTGTACACGGGACGGGAAGCTTGA
- a CDS encoding carboxypeptidase-like regulatory domain-containing protein yields MPPPLVKPLRAFRAPLELDANQPEQSLPPILVRPGRSVRGRVVNAEGEPVAGALVQASWPAHEPWLESYAHGTKWITTRSDERGDFAFTGIDPVDNPNALDRGVRFWAAGGDMATEAFVAPPPDADAAVELKLSPSGMVSLSGRVVDGAGHAVSGAKVQTWTRWRHANGFVLVQTPLFVSTLGDIAADSDGRFQTPPVLSCKGEYSLLVSCDGFIPARGAWFQPAGPENKVADAPDICLRRLRTVAGRVVDRRGHPLAGVRLYQSGDGVRRTTSITGADGRFTLPDVAENSAFVFAELDGYRFTGQPIAESADTKLVLTHDDETVAPLTLLRANVLDREQELALGRQVIGADVERTLRSGNRDERWTALYYWTVIDPADALERIDNGAIPNLTVDDKDFLLTQIARLLVHDHPDEAAAVAHAIEGAGRRTRALFELAGALPTADPAAKRALLDEALLASTHDNLRSFWQACVADGLLDLGQTDRARALLADASVMAATLPIAGDGAMIRRKTADILARTDLPAALSLVTDVAEEKERDLIFGKIAYRVAAQQPAEAERVLAMIGDEYRLGFSTVRVCYRMATVDGERARKLAGRLTSPYLRALSLGWTARGFAISDRRRACSMLNEAFGILHSLVEADEGRFYGPQSAAVAAAALLPVVEAIDPQLVREYLWRAVSFRRSYPHDDQQDRLAEAATLALLLAQYDRDVARLVLEPVVDRLKRRSRDQTSVCVRAAVDAACAIDPKWAARVFEQEDIDDHRYYFSWRYEFAHALAIQPSIRTRILLGKYLWYAYWLPGGPDNELQIEF; encoded by the coding sequence TTGCCCCCGCCGTTGGTGAAACCGTTGCGAGCGTTTCGTGCCCCCCTCGAGTTGGACGCCAACCAACCCGAGCAATCGTTGCCACCGATTCTAGTGCGCCCCGGCCGTAGCGTGCGCGGGCGAGTCGTCAACGCCGAAGGCGAGCCCGTCGCCGGCGCCTTGGTACAGGCGTCGTGGCCAGCCCATGAGCCGTGGCTGGAAAGTTATGCGCACGGCACCAAATGGATCACGACTCGGAGCGATGAGCGTGGCGACTTCGCGTTCACGGGCATCGACCCGGTCGATAATCCGAACGCGCTCGACCGAGGGGTGCGTTTTTGGGCTGCGGGCGGCGACATGGCAACCGAAGCGTTCGTGGCCCCGCCGCCCGATGCGGATGCTGCGGTCGAGTTGAAACTGTCGCCGAGCGGCATGGTTTCACTTTCGGGTCGCGTGGTCGACGGCGCCGGCCACGCCGTTTCCGGCGCAAAGGTTCAAACTTGGACTCGATGGCGCCACGCGAATGGCTTCGTTCTCGTTCAAACGCCGCTTTTCGTTTCAACCCTCGGCGACATCGCCGCGGATTCGGACGGCCGTTTTCAAACGCCGCCGGTGCTGAGTTGCAAGGGCGAATACTCGCTGCTTGTGTCTTGCGACGGATTTATCCCGGCACGCGGCGCGTGGTTTCAGCCCGCCGGGCCAGAGAACAAGGTCGCAGACGCTCCAGACATTTGCTTGCGACGATTGCGGACCGTGGCAGGGCGCGTCGTCGATCGCCGAGGCCATCCGCTGGCCGGTGTGCGGCTTTACCAGTCGGGTGACGGCGTGCGGCGGACCACATCCATCACCGGCGCCGACGGGCGTTTTACGCTGCCTGATGTCGCTGAAAACTCGGCGTTCGTCTTTGCGGAGCTTGACGGCTATCGCTTCACTGGCCAGCCGATCGCCGAATCCGCTGACACCAAGTTGGTCCTTACGCATGACGACGAGACCGTTGCGCCGTTAACTTTGCTCAGGGCGAACGTGCTGGATCGCGAACAAGAGTTGGCACTGGGCAGACAGGTGATCGGCGCCGATGTCGAGCGCACGCTGCGGTCGGGCAACCGCGACGAGCGCTGGACTGCCCTCTACTATTGGACGGTGATCGATCCGGCCGACGCTCTGGAACGGATCGACAATGGCGCCATCCCCAATTTGACCGTCGATGACAAGGACTTTTTGCTTACGCAAATCGCCAGGCTGCTCGTACACGACCATCCCGACGAGGCGGCGGCGGTCGCCCACGCCATCGAGGGCGCCGGCCGCCGTACTCGGGCGTTGTTTGAGCTGGCGGGCGCTCTGCCGACCGCCGACCCTGCGGCCAAGCGCGCGCTGCTCGATGAAGCGCTCTTGGCTTCGACGCATGACAATTTGCGCTCTTTTTGGCAAGCCTGCGTGGCCGATGGACTCCTTGATTTGGGCCAGACCGATCGTGCGCGGGCGCTGCTGGCTGACGCAAGCGTCATGGCGGCGACGCTGCCAATCGCCGGCGACGGCGCGATGATACGTCGCAAAACCGCCGATATCCTCGCTCGCACCGACTTGCCGGCCGCGCTGTCCCTGGTAACCGACGTGGCCGAAGAAAAAGAGCGCGATCTCATCTTCGGCAAGATCGCCTATCGCGTGGCCGCCCAGCAGCCGGCCGAAGCGGAGCGGGTGCTCGCCATGATCGGCGACGAGTACCGCCTGGGATTTTCTACCGTGCGGGTCTGCTATCGCATGGCCACCGTCGATGGCGAGCGAGCGCGCAAGTTGGCCGGGCGCCTCACCAGTCCCTACTTGCGTGCCCTGTCGCTCGGTTGGACGGCCCGCGGTTTCGCAATCTCCGATCGTCGCCGTGCTTGTTCCATGCTTAACGAGGCCTTTGGCATACTCCACTCTCTGGTTGAGGCCGACGAGGGGCGGTTCTACGGACCGCAGAGCGCCGCCGTGGCCGCGGCCGCGTTGCTGCCGGTTGTCGAAGCCATCGACCCGCAGTTGGTGCGCGAATACCTTTGGCGCGCGGTTTCGTTTCGCCGCTCATACCCGCACGACGATCAGCAGGACCGGCTGGCTGAAGCAGCCACGCTGGCGCTCTTGCTGGCGCAATACGACCGCGACGTGGCGCGGCTGGTGCTTGAACCGGTCGTCGATCGGCTAAAACGCCGCTCTCGGGACCAGACGAGCGTTTGTGTTCGTGCGGCGGTTGACGCCGCTTGCGCCATCGATCCGAAATGGGCGGCCAGGGTGTTTGAACAAGAAGATATCGACGACCATCGCTACTATTTCTCCTGGCGCTATGAGTTCGCTCACGCACTTGCCATTCAGCCGTCCATCCGCACTCGCATTCTTCTAGGGAAGTATCTGTGGTATGCCTATTGGTTGCCCGGTGGACCTGATAACGAGCTGCAAATAGAGTTTTGA
- a CDS encoding carboxypeptidase-like regulatory domain-containing protein gives MKALIGRVVLLLVLAAAWPTLAADPAQRGKDEAAMKPLSGVVVDEKGQPIAAADVVYSWRNKERKNQTLDAKSDEQGRFTLQPPTDVGAAIWPRGEIWAGVRGRRLTHKLLFEDGKPRAEEVRLVLPEAANVPVLVVGPDGKPVPEAQVTLPVITYHEGGSRLLPEASQLCAAATTDREGKATISAFSRDELSQVRVVTDQYGTQSRYLRPSTAGEPAEIRIALRPVGRVHGRFVAPEKDLVDGVGIWLLSYPSDNNPSPDSTLAEATATSDKEGGFQIPVIAAGTIRYISVVRKPERPFLPAVPNEVAVAVGKTAEITIPFKPAVRVQGVVREAATGKPLSDVMVGVNENNGSSSSPAATGEDGHFDFLRLPGLFNMYLQFSKSRGAPAWFLHHNYQVPGGKAGFELPPIELALARGRVVDGASRTVAGAKIEKAVTKVDFQGQSVENPVVWYSEPRELSTDANGEYRAWIEVGAPYRVQIGTEGHTPQWTEWVEFAADKPPVFPDVVIDSLRSIAGRVVDRQGRPVSGATVIQSGDGPQRTQAASDNDGRFELSGYQNEAAFVFVEKEGFRFHGQPLKAGDDVESVLTRASEPPQRRLATLPDVDPAADLALARRVLKPALDALPKAIDDRDRGAVLRELVKVDPAAALDRLEALGVKGDMADMLRVEVAKHWSAEHPDDAMAIIEALDDAYSRAAGYVLSADGLPALQRELKLDWLEKARLHLRGAGDPTMRMALTGYIARLMTESGDADGARKLIATIKPDVDALPLDNVAAYVRGVTAEALATVDLPAALALIKDVKDDREYERHHGNIARILAAAHPADAVRVLKLMRNDSGREWLAVRVAYLMAPVDLTRANEVVELIATPRLRAYAEGLTAEALVDTDAAAAMAQLERTYNLLVKLAKSEEPHFNNYDTAPVLAAWFLPIVEKLQPDRVEEYLWRAISLRLPLAKQGDREEPILLSRAYLAMFLSRYDRDLARKFYGDLLDEAYRKLNSPGEYKGLFAAAAMIDPAWGVAQFEMLPNDAPNGAPNVAKARARGGLVDILSKQGEARWRAASDYLRMPMMWQGIQ, from the coding sequence ATGAAAGCGCTGATCGGCCGTGTTGTTCTTTTACTTGTTCTCGCCGCCGCGTGGCCGACGTTGGCCGCTGATCCTGCCCAACGAGGGAAAGACGAGGCAGCGATGAAGCCGCTGTCGGGCGTGGTAGTCGATGAGAAAGGCCAGCCGATCGCCGCGGCCGACGTGGTCTATTCCTGGCGGAACAAAGAACGCAAGAACCAGACCCTCGACGCCAAGAGTGATGAACAGGGGCGGTTCACTTTGCAACCGCCCACGGATGTTGGGGCGGCCATTTGGCCACGCGGAGAGATTTGGGCGGGCGTCCGCGGTCGACGCCTGACTCATAAGCTGCTGTTTGAGGACGGCAAGCCGCGGGCGGAAGAAGTGCGGCTCGTGCTGCCCGAGGCCGCGAATGTGCCTGTCCTTGTCGTTGGGCCGGACGGCAAGCCGGTGCCGGAGGCGCAAGTAACGCTGCCGGTAATCACTTATCACGAAGGCGGCAGCCGGCTCTTGCCCGAAGCATCGCAGCTCTGTGCCGCGGCGACCACCGATCGCGAAGGCAAGGCCACGATTTCGGCCTTCAGCCGCGACGAGCTTTCGCAGGTCCGAGTGGTCACCGACCAGTACGGTACTCAATCGCGATATTTAAGGCCGTCGACGGCTGGAGAACCGGCGGAGATCAGGATTGCGCTCAGACCGGTTGGCCGTGTCCACGGGCGGTTTGTTGCGCCGGAAAAAGATTTGGTCGATGGTGTCGGCATCTGGCTTTTGAGCTATCCCAGCGATAACAACCCAAGCCCCGACTCGACGCTGGCCGAAGCGACGGCGACGAGCGACAAAGAAGGAGGGTTTCAGATTCCGGTCATCGCGGCGGGCACGATCCGCTACATCTCGGTCGTTCGCAAACCGGAACGGCCGTTTCTGCCCGCGGTGCCCAATGAGGTTGCCGTCGCAGTCGGCAAAACTGCCGAAATCACCATTCCTTTCAAGCCGGCAGTCCGCGTGCAGGGCGTGGTGCGAGAGGCGGCCACTGGCAAGCCGCTGTCCGACGTGATGGTGGGTGTGAACGAGAACAACGGTTCTTCGTCGTCTCCGGCCGCCACCGGCGAAGACGGACACTTCGATTTCTTGCGGTTGCCCGGACTGTTCAATATGTATCTGCAGTTCAGCAAGTCGCGCGGGGCGCCGGCCTGGTTTCTCCATCACAATTATCAGGTGCCCGGCGGCAAAGCCGGTTTTGAACTGCCACCCATCGAGCTCGCGCTCGCCCGCGGCCGAGTGGTCGATGGCGCCAGCCGTACCGTGGCGGGGGCGAAGATCGAAAAAGCCGTGACCAAGGTCGATTTCCAGGGACAATCGGTGGAAAACCCCGTGGTTTGGTATAGCGAGCCGCGAGAACTGTCGACCGACGCCAACGGCGAGTACCGCGCGTGGATCGAAGTCGGCGCCCCCTACCGCGTTCAAATCGGCACCGAGGGCCACACGCCGCAATGGACCGAGTGGGTTGAGTTCGCCGCGGACAAGCCGCCTGTCTTTCCAGACGTCGTGATCGACTCGCTGCGGTCAATCGCCGGGCGCGTTGTCGATCGCCAAGGCCGGCCGGTGTCCGGCGCGACGGTCATTCAATCGGGCGACGGCCCGCAACGCACGCAAGCCGCCTCGGACAACGACGGACGTTTCGAGTTGTCGGGTTATCAAAACGAAGCCGCCTTCGTGTTCGTCGAGAAGGAAGGCTTCCGCTTTCACGGGCAACCGCTGAAAGCCGGCGACGATGTCGAGAGTGTGCTCACGCGGGCCAGCGAACCGCCCCAGCGCCGTTTGGCCACGCTGCCCGACGTCGATCCGGCGGCCGATCTCGCCTTGGCCAGGCGCGTGCTGAAGCCCGCGCTCGATGCTCTGCCGAAGGCAATAGACGACCGCGATCGTGGGGCGGTGTTGCGTGAGTTGGTCAAGGTCGACCCAGCCGCGGCGCTCGATCGGCTGGAGGCGCTGGGCGTCAAGGGAGACATGGCCGACATGCTGCGGGTCGAGGTTGCCAAGCACTGGTCGGCGGAACATCCCGACGACGCCATGGCGATTATCGAAGCGCTCGACGATGCTTACTCGCGGGCGGCCGGCTATGTGCTGTCGGCCGACGGATTGCCGGCCTTGCAACGGGAGCTCAAGCTCGATTGGCTGGAGAAAGCGCGCCTGCACCTGCGGGGCGCGGGCGATCCGACGATGCGGATGGCGCTGACCGGTTACATCGCGCGGTTGATGACAGAAAGTGGCGATGCGGACGGTGCGCGGAAGCTGATCGCCACGATCAAGCCGGATGTGGACGCGCTGCCGCTCGACAACGTGGCCGCCTATGTGCGCGGGGTCACCGCCGAGGCGTTGGCCACGGTCGACCTGCCCGCCGCGCTGGCGCTGATCAAGGACGTTAAGGACGACCGCGAATACGAGCGGCATCACGGCAATATCGCGCGCATCTTGGCGGCGGCCCATCCGGCCGATGCCGTGCGCGTGCTCAAACTGATGCGCAACGATTCTGGGCGCGAGTGGCTCGCTGTTCGAGTGGCGTATCTCATGGCGCCCGTGGATCTCACGCGAGCGAACGAAGTGGTCGAGCTGATCGCGACTCCTCGGCTCAGGGCCTACGCCGAAGGACTGACGGCGGAGGCACTCGTCGACACCGACGCGGCGGCGGCCATGGCCCAGCTTGAGCGGACATATAACCTGCTGGTGAAATTGGCTAAGAGCGAAGAGCCGCATTTCAATAACTACGACACCGCGCCGGTTTTGGCGGCGTGGTTCTTGCCGATCGTCGAGAAGCTTCAGCCCGACCGCGTGGAGGAGTATCTTTGGCGGGCCATCTCGCTGCGTTTGCCGTTGGCGAAGCAGGGCGATCGCGAGGAGCCGATTCTGCTGTCACGGGCATATCTGGCGATGTTCCTCTCACGTTACGACCGCGATTTGGCCCGCAAATTCTATGGCGATCTGCTCGACGAGGCGTACCGGAAGCTGAATTCACCGGGGGAATATAAGGGCTTGTTTGCCGCGGCGGCGATGATCGACCCCGCGTGGGGGGTCGCGCAGTTTGAGATGTTGCCCAACGATGCCCCGAACGGCGCCCCCAACGTCGCCAAAGCGCGTGCGCGCGGCGGGCTGGTCGACATTCTGTCGAAGCAAGGCGAGGCCCGCTGGCGGGCCGCCTCGGATTACTTGCGAATGCCGATGATGTGGCAGGGGATTCAGTGA
- a CDS encoding carboxypeptidase-like regulatory domain-containing protein, which produces MLHTALLFVLTLAASDPEVTLSGTVVDTDGKPAGGAELFLADGPTINSRVGALRQGDVPARPKIVARARSDDTGSFAIGLPEEVPESDWARRSLVLWVRHAGSALSTYPVGRDWPPRAAPVEVRLAAAPSLPLVIVGPDERPLPKARVLPEQVNGLRLPRELAEQLASTTDDAGRVTLHGVAPPGLDLVRVESPEYGVQWASLPAADAGGARRVALLPVAVVRGRLTGDDPRAIAAIPIRLATWLTAGDDLAGGGLAETITDAEGRFEVPAIAAGALSVVPQLRAELPFRCHQVTGRPVAEGIASELTINLERAVRVEGVVRDRESGEPLAGAAVWLDRFVSPDDDPRSDERGRYGALLLPGQASPSFRRIPRNYYFPEYTLDSQPVPEGAARVELRPLRLARGVAVRGRVVDRRGKGVGGAEIEARWDLASGGENSAHGRSDRDGGFTLEGVAPNVQLKLSAFSAQGTTREAVAVHAAAQKPLELVVDPSNTTYLEGRVVDTEKRPIAGAVVRIAWQRRGAEGRAEDEGYVEFGGGQRLLTDADGRFRTPAVLARGREYRVEAFAGGMLPAVTEFIDPTRMKTPALGNLVLDRVPALRAIDGRVIDRRGEPVAGLKVFQTGDGPRCTQTVTDEEGRFRLPGLNLGPVFLLASGDGYPLQGFLLAGDVKPVELTVRRESEPPMNRLSSLEEPLTRAQRRAAALRLVEPIAASVKQVGVQPEKIWLMATLATLDPSRISDFAGLAIFKLLGAADFAEQFRFQAAAAMLPEDLAEALALGEAISSPHHRGRLYLAASASLTDEERQQKEDLLASALLHARAEPDVAQRAELMGKIAEAWLDLGEVERGTALLREGEKLAEQLPVPSEAAQRAHELAPHLRARFAGSLARIDGPAAIKLSAGFTGQFADRYWAGVARGLAGYDPTAAERLLDELEFSTALYWQALPVLYRMAGADADRAARLAPKCEEISERGYALGIVASGLVQGDAARARTLLDEAFGLFERAAAEGAGPASAREHPAVLAAALLPVVERVDALSLEDCLWRAMALRSPRAARTKANHDGAIVTAALAMFLSRYDRAAARALAAPIAERGPLLTAGGEHWTSRLAWGSLAVVDATWAESLVDTLPDPPTLDLRSAKNVARRCVAEALAPSEKSWWHKPYELTGLRDPDARDDEQ; this is translated from the coding sequence ATGCTCCACACCGCTCTTCTATTCGTCCTCACGCTTGCCGCCAGCGACCCGGAAGTCACCCTATCGGGCACGGTCGTCGACACGGACGGCAAGCCGGCGGGCGGCGCGGAGTTGTTCCTCGCGGATGGGCCGACGATCAACTCGCGGGTCGGGGCACTCCGCCAAGGCGACGTGCCGGCTCGGCCCAAGATCGTGGCCCGCGCCCGGAGCGATGACACGGGCAGCTTCGCCATCGGGCTGCCGGAGGAGGTTCCTGAGAGCGACTGGGCGCGAAGGTCGTTGGTGCTTTGGGTGCGGCATGCCGGTTCGGCCCTGTCAACGTACCCTGTCGGACGCGACTGGCCCCCTCGCGCCGCGCCGGTGGAAGTACGCCTGGCCGCTGCACCGTCGTTGCCGCTGGTGATCGTCGGGCCCGATGAACGGCCGTTGCCGAAGGCGCGCGTTCTGCCCGAGCAGGTGAACGGCCTCCGCCTGCCGCGCGAGCTTGCCGAGCAATTGGCCTCGACGACCGACGATGCGGGCCGCGTCACTTTGCACGGCGTCGCGCCGCCCGGCCTCGACCTCGTCCGCGTCGAATCTCCCGAATACGGCGTTCAATGGGCCAGCCTGCCGGCGGCCGACGCAGGAGGCGCGCGGCGGGTCGCACTGTTACCGGTGGCAGTGGTCCGCGGTCGTCTGACCGGCGACGACCCGCGCGCCATCGCCGCCATACCGATCCGACTGGCGACCTGGTTGACGGCAGGCGACGACCTGGCGGGCGGCGGACTGGCCGAAACGATCACCGACGCCGAGGGACGCTTTGAAGTGCCGGCCATTGCCGCCGGCGCGCTCTCCGTGGTTCCGCAGTTGCGCGCCGAGTTGCCCTTCCGCTGTCATCAAGTGACCGGGCGGCCGGTTGCCGAGGGGATCGCGAGCGAGTTGACGATCAACCTGGAGCGTGCCGTGCGCGTGGAAGGCGTGGTGCGCGACCGTGAGAGCGGCGAACCGCTTGCCGGCGCAGCCGTGTGGCTCGATCGTTTCGTGTCGCCGGACGACGACCCCCGCAGCGATGAACGTGGCCGCTATGGCGCGCTTTTGCTGCCCGGCCAGGCTTCACCGTCGTTTCGGCGCATACCGCGGAACTATTACTTTCCAGAGTACACGCTCGACTCGCAGCCCGTGCCCGAAGGGGCCGCGCGTGTTGAATTGAGGCCGCTGCGATTGGCGCGAGGCGTCGCGGTTCGCGGCCGAGTCGTCGACCGACGGGGAAAGGGCGTTGGCGGAGCGGAAATCGAAGCACGTTGGGATTTGGCCTCTGGCGGGGAGAATTCGGCGCATGGTCGCAGCGACCGCGACGGCGGCTTTACGCTCGAGGGGGTCGCGCCCAACGTACAACTCAAATTGTCGGCCTTCTCCGCACAGGGTACGACCAGGGAAGCGGTGGCAGTTCATGCCGCCGCGCAAAAGCCTCTGGAGTTGGTGGTCGATCCGTCCAACACGACGTATCTCGAAGGCCGGGTCGTCGACACGGAAAAGCGGCCGATTGCCGGCGCCGTCGTGCGGATTGCCTGGCAGCGGCGCGGCGCCGAGGGGCGGGCCGAAGACGAGGGCTACGTCGAGTTCGGTGGCGGCCAACGGCTCTTGACCGATGCCGACGGCCGGTTCCGCACGCCGGCAGTGCTCGCGCGGGGCCGCGAGTACCGCGTGGAAGCCTTCGCCGGCGGCATGTTGCCGGCCGTCACCGAATTCATCGACCCCACGCGGATGAAAACGCCGGCCTTGGGTAACCTGGTGCTGGATCGCGTACCGGCGCTGCGCGCGATCGACGGCCGCGTCATCGATCGGCGAGGCGAGCCGGTCGCCGGATTAAAGGTGTTTCAAACGGGCGACGGTCCGCGATGCACGCAAACGGTGACGGACGAAGAGGGACGCTTCCGACTGCCGGGTCTGAACCTGGGTCCGGTCTTTCTGCTGGCGAGCGGCGATGGTTACCCACTGCAAGGATTCTTGCTGGCCGGCGACGTGAAGCCGGTCGAATTGACGGTGAGGCGAGAAAGCGAGCCTCCCATGAACCGGCTGAGTTCGCTCGAAGAGCCGCTCACTCGCGCCCAGCGGCGCGCCGCGGCCCTGCGTTTGGTCGAGCCAATCGCTGCGAGCGTAAAGCAGGTCGGCGTGCAGCCCGAAAAAATCTGGCTGATGGCAACGCTGGCCACGCTCGACCCAAGCCGCATCTCCGACTTTGCCGGCCTCGCGATTTTCAAGCTGCTGGGCGCGGCGGATTTCGCGGAACAATTCCGCTTTCAGGCGGCGGCGGCGATGCTTCCGGAGGACCTGGCGGAAGCGTTGGCGCTGGGCGAGGCGATTAGCTCGCCACACCATCGAGGCCGGCTCTATCTTGCGGCCAGCGCCAGCTTGACCGACGAAGAGCGTCAGCAGAAGGAGGACCTGCTCGCCAGCGCGCTGTTGCACGCGCGTGCCGAGCCCGACGTCGCGCAGAGAGCGGAGCTGATGGGGAAAATCGCCGAGGCTTGGCTCGATCTGGGCGAGGTCGAGCGCGGCACGGCGTTGTTGCGTGAAGGAGAAAAATTGGCCGAGCAGCTTCCGGTGCCCAGCGAGGCGGCCCAGCGCGCCCACGAGCTCGCCCCTCACCTCCGCGCCCGCTTCGCCGGCTCGCTGGCGAGAATCGATGGCCCGGCGGCGATCAAGTTGAGCGCCGGCTTCACCGGCCAGTTTGCCGATCGCTATTGGGCTGGGGTCGCCCGTGGGCTTGCCGGCTACGACCCCACCGCCGCCGAGCGCCTGCTCGATGAGTTGGAGTTTTCCACAGCGCTTTACTGGCAAGCATTGCCGGTTCTCTACCGCATGGCCGGCGCCGATGCCGACCGCGCCGCCCGCTTGGCGCCGAAGTGCGAGGAGATCAGCGAGCGCGGATACGCTCTGGGGATCGTGGCCAGTGGACTCGTTCAGGGCGATGCCGCACGGGCAAGGACGCTCTTGGACGAGGCTTTCGGCTTGTTCGAGCGCGCAGCCGCGGAGGGTGCCGGCCCCGCCTCTGCCCGGGAGCATCCCGCGGTCTTGGCTGCGGCGCTGCTGCCGGTCGTCGAGCGCGTCGATGCGTTGTCGCTGGAGGACTGTCTGTGGCGAGCGATGGCCTTGCGTTCGCCCCGCGCGGCGCGGACGAAGGCCAATCATGACGGAGCGATCGTGACCGCCGCGCTGGCGATGTTTTTGAGCCGCTACGATCGTGCGGCGGCGCGCGCTCTGGCGGCGCCGATCGCCGAGCGCGGACCGCTGCTCACCGCCGGCGGAGAGCATTGGACTTCGCGTCTCGCCTGGGGATCGTTGGCTGTCGTCGACGCAACATGGGCGGAGTCGCTTGTTGACACGTTGCCGGATCCGCCGACGTTGGACTTGAGAAGCGCGAAAAATGTGGCCCGCCGGTGTGTGGCCGAAGCGTTGGCGCCGTCGGAAAAAAGTTGGTGGCACAAACCTTATGAATTGACCGGCCTGCGCGATCCGGATGCGCGCGATGACGAGCAATAA